The following are encoded in a window of Fusarium falciforme chromosome 11, complete sequence genomic DNA:
- a CDS encoding NmrA domain-containing protein has translation MSSQNNNTPTVFVVGATGAQGIPIVRHLVKDGAYKVRFLTRDADSPRAKALIALGNVEPLVGTFASEKDLRKGFRGAQYAFINIDGFNCGEKTETFWAIRSYELALEEGIRFFVYGNLDFSYKKSGYDPKFRTGHYDGKGRIAEWILQQNKDPQNAARMGAAIFTTGPYMAMSIAAHTPMSPRVEDGVVTWRVPLGDGAVCHVDLDDCGHYVRWLFEHQERANGMDLEVAIDLIGYDDLAKAFEKVSGHPARYIDTDLETYWTSGPLGDGSPSSAYNSDLNDPAAMTMRQNFTGFWNTWKASGGNKGLVQRDFKLLDEIHPGRVKSAEEWFRKEEKKGIEQGLGSLWDRVNNLRPVLKLVEDRRKGRL, from the coding sequence ATGTCGTCTCAAAATAACAACACCCCCACAGTCTTTGTCGTTGGTGCAACCGGCGCACAAGGCATTCCTATTGTTCGCCACCTTGTCAAAGATGGCGCTTACAAAGTCCGCTTCCTAACGCGTGATGCCGATTCCCCACGAGCAAAAGCCCTCATCGCCCTCGGAAATGTCGAGCCCCTTGTTGGAACCTTTGCCAGCGAGAAAGACCTCCGAAAGGGCTTCCGTGGTGCGCAGTATGCATTCATCAACATTGATGGGTTCAATTGTGGAGAGAAGACGGAGACATTCTGGGCTATACGAAGCTATGAGCTCGCTCTCGAAGAAGGCATCAGGTTCTTCGTCTATGGAAACCTTGACTTTTCGTACAAGAAGAGCGGATATGATCCAAAGTTCCGGACTGGCCATTACGACGGCAAAGGTCGAATTGCCGAATGGATCTTGCAACAGAACAAGGATCCACAAAATGCGGCACGAATGGGCGCTGCCATTTTCACTACTGGACCATACATGGCAATGTCCATTGCGGCGCATACTCCCATGAGTCCTCGGGTCGAGGATGGAGTCGTCACATGGAGAGTTCCCCTTGGAGATGGTGCTGTGTGTCACGTTGACCTGGATGATTGTGGCCACTATGTCCGCTGGCTATTTGAGCACCAAGAAAGAGCCAATGGAATGGATCTCGAGGTTGCTATTGACCTGATCGGCTACGACGACCTGGCCAAGGCCTTTGAGAAGGTGTCTGGCCACCCAGCCCGATATATCGACACCGACCTCGAAACTTACTGGACTTCGGGTcctcttggagatggatcCCCTAGTAGCGCATACAACTCTGACCTCAATGATCCCGCCGCAATGACAATGCGCCAGAACTTTACCGGGTTTTGGAATACTTGGAAGGCGTCTGGAGGAAACAAGGGTTTAGTCCAGCGAGACTTTAAACTTCTGGATGAGATTCACCCTGGAAGAGTCAAGTCGGCCGAGGAATGGTTCagaaaggaggagaagaagggaatTGAACAAGGCCTGGGAAGTCTCTGGGATAGGGTCAACAATCTCAGGCCCGTGTTGAAGCTTGTGGAGGATCGACGGAAGGGTCGTCTATGA
- a CDS encoding MFS domain-containing protein, translating to MTAAQDNHQLADSKEAPDFAHVNSVLEDEKPSAVEERDYTGTAKKTDPEEIRLVRKLDLWIMPCLCLMYFLNYVDRNAIAQARLNNLEEDLNMTGTEFNTTVSILFVGYVLMQVPSNMLITKVRPGIYMSAWMLVWAVVSGCTALVKNYQGLLVCRFFLGITEAPFYPGATYILSIFYTRKEVASRIALLYCAQILATGFSGLIAAGIFAGMDGLKGIEGWRWLFIIEGAATGLVSLIGFVLLPNTPLTTHWLNEREKQLAHSRMEKDKLSDASDEKASSWEGLKQACSDKRTWLFCLMQNFHLSACSFNSFFPTVVKTLGFNTTITLVMTCPPFIFAGAAGIGFGWSSGRFHERTWHITAGLSIAIAGFALAAATLNTAARYVACFIFPVGAYAVNSVIIGWAASTLSQTKEKKAVVLAMTNVGGQIGYIYGAYLWPKSDGPRYGIGFGASAGFAFCSIICAWCIRILLVRENRRIRASTSEHVNLYGY from the exons ATGACAGCCGCGCAAGACAATCATCAGCTTGCTGACTCCAAGGAGGCGCCAGACTTTGCGCATGTCAACAGTGTGCTTGAAGATGAGAAGCCCTCGGCGGTGGAAGAGCGGGACTACACCGGCACCGCGAAGAAGACAGATCCTGAGGAGATCCGTCTCGTGAGGAAACTTGATCTCTGGATCATG CCATGCCTCTGCCTCATGTATTTCCTCAACTACGTCGATCGAAATGCCATCGCCCAAGCCCGACTTAACAATCTCGAGGAAGATCTCAACATGACTGGCACCGAGTTCAACACAACTGTTTCAAT TCTGTTTGTCGGCTACGTCTTGATGCAGGTCCCCAGCAACATGTTGATCACCAAGGTCAGGCCGGGTATCTACATGAGCGCATGGATGTTGGTCTGGGCAGTTGTTTCTG GATGCACAGCACTTGTCAAGAACTATCAGGGTCTCTTGGTTTGCCGATTCTTCCTTGGTATCACCGAAGCACCT TTCTACCCAGGAGCTACCTATATCCTGTCCATTTTCTACACTAGAAAAG AGGTCGCCTCTCGGATTGCCCTTCTCTACTGCGCCCAGATCCTTGCTACCGGTTTCTCTGGACTCATTGCCGCTGGTATCTTTGCCGGTATGGATGGTCTCAAGGGAATCGAGGGATGGAGATG gctcttcatcatcgaggGCGCTGCCACCGGTCTCGTCTCTCTCATTGGCTTTGTTCTTCTCCCCAACACTCCCCTCACGACCCACTGGCTCAACGAGCGCGAGAAGCAGCTTGCTCACTCTCGcatggagaaggacaagctCTCTGATGCTTCTGATGAgaaggcttcttcttgggaggGTCTCAAGCAGGCTTGCTCTGATAAGAGGACTTGGCTCTTCTGCCTCATGCAGAACTTTCATCTGTCTGCTTGCTCGTTCAACTCTTTCTTCCCTAC TGTAGTCAAGACCCTCGGTTTCAACACAACCATCACCCTCGTCATGACCTGCCCTCCTTTCATCTTCGCTGGTGCAGCCGGTATCGGCTTTGGCTGGAGCTCTGGTCGCTTCCACGAGCGGACATGGCACATCACTGCCGGTCTTAGCATTGCCATCGCCGGTTTCGCCCTTGCTGCCGCAACCTTGAACACAGCTGCTCGCTACGTGGCTTGCTTCATCTTCCCCGTGGGTGCTTATGCTGTCAACTCTGTTATCATTGGATGGGCCGCATCTACTCTATCTCAgacgaaggagaagaaggct GTTGTTCTGGCAATGACCAATGTCGGTGGCCAGATCGGTTACATCTATGGTGCCTATCTCTGGCCCAAGAGCGACGGACCCCGTTATGGCATTGGTTTCGGTGCTTCCGCCGGCTTCGCCTTCTGCTCCATCATCTGCGCCTGGTGCATCAGAATCCTTCTCGTTCGGGAGAACCGAAGAATCCGTGCTTCCACTTCCGAGCATGTCAACCTTTACGGATACTAA
- a CDS encoding HET domain-containing protein yields the protein MTRWHKPTCKAPLIVVQKGTPWCKTCGAAPDLKSLILQQKSTGPFTPPPRDEPLGQLNLSWPSTVPYVTPALNGAAKPAAPVAGNAKVPISPVYPSRLASDQFRLISLTAPISTDDPIHLDLEVYKNERCPEYEATSYTWAGENGDGSFSMPIYVGPWWDVLIQTKNCWSMLRLMRPVRGCRMIWVDAICINQNDVKERDAQVSKMAQIYSACRSVYLYLGATPTTQPYPLRRQLLLSDGKSKPTVPVVDLAALLQYRYFSRIWVIQELILSRQAVFQLGDIEFWMNSSTIKSLSSRFSIKWEQTKAPWLEYLGQQAFKDQSLFKTLRAVSKSQCTDPRDKIFGIMALIGSSPSSGFNFQANYSLSCQHMFLGVFAHILLKLRNIDVLRNAAAMEGWDRTPSWVPNWKSTAPNWIFKAPEVNFYNWEYSTFESWWAKLKDRKGSVFLNVSARNSRWKTAEEIESEQDNFPKTDLMPGRFTWNTIRESCKAHVERPWYLDAKIDSATGTLGINLIHLLSFPSAPKFVQELGGLWLFKVKGPTVSMYLTANFPLHQHVKPGIDHIYVLDEGNSSCLFLVLRELGTPGHFRLLTCCYHVSFQSSSSYLPISSRMNSLVQKGRVLESQNDTDSKISALLGKSVFLNDLQTSLYETLQTMDISQSLYRHSSSLCKLFLRSPAEWKPGSINEAKILQAFQGVFNDTRGSKPGFLDCYLGCIDPRFTPRVRGDYVEITVQPKDRKLFNKDCTELYVEWGYNGKDWSKGSKWIDAKDAKPTVLRASHLALRDAARHSSIFKSLSKVTLAARKTRQDEVAMAKRGPHKQVWEDHFVALPKWPLDIVSDFKIDGSTVRVNIA from the coding sequence ATGACTCGTTGGCATAAACCCACATGCAAGGCACCACTTATTGTGGTCCAGAAGGGGACTCCCTGGTGCAAGACTTGCGGTGCTGCGCCAGATCTCAAAAGCCTCATCCTGCAACAAAAGTCCACCGGTCCGTTTACCCCACCACCACGCGATGAACCGTTGGGACAGTTGAACCTTTCCTGGCCCAGCACAGTCCCTTATGTCACGCCAGCCCTCAACGGAGCTGCAAAGCCGGCCGCTCCCGTTGCAGGCAACGCGAAAGTACCAATCTCACCAGTGTACCCATCCAGGCTGGCCTCGGATCAGTTCCGTTTGATCTCCCTCACGGCACCCATCAGTACCGATGACCCTATCCACCTCGATCTTGAAGTTTACAAGAACGAACGATGCCCTGAGTACGAAGCCACTTCTTACACATGGGCCGGGGAGAACGGAGACGGTTCCTTTTCCATGCCAATCTATGTCGGGCCTTGGTGGGATGTCTTAATACAGACGAAGAATTGCTGGTCAATGCTTCGGCTCATGCGGCCCGTGAGAGGATGCCGCATGATTTGGGTAGACGCTATTTGCATCAATCAGAATGATGTCAAAGAGCGTGACGCCCAGGTCTCCAAGATGGCCCAGATCTATTCGGCTTGTCGATCTGTGTATCTTTATCTCGGTGCCACACCAACGACACAACCATATCCTCTGCGGCGACAACTGCTGCTGTCTGATGGAAAATCGAAGCCGACGGTTCCTGTCGTCGACTTGGCGGCCCTTCTTCAATATCGGTATTTCAGCCGCATCTGGGTGATTCAAGAACTCATCCTCTCCCGTCAAGCCGTTTTCCAGCTCGGCGACATCGAGTTCTGGATGAACTCTTCTACAATCAAGTCGCTTTCCTCTCGTTTCTCCATCAAGTGGGAACAGACTAAGGCACCTTGGCTTGAGTATCTTGGCCAACAGGCGTTCAAGGATCAAAGTCTGTTCAAGACTCTGCGAGCAGTTTCCAAGTCACAATGCACCGACCCCCGCGACAAAATCTTTGGAATCATGGCTTTGATTGGAAGTAGCCCTTCTTCTGGGTTCAACTTCCAAGCCAACTATAGCCTCTCGTGTCAGCACATGTTCTTGGGTGTCTTTGCGCacatcctcctcaagctgAGAAACATTGACGTCTTGCGTAATGCGGCTGCCATGGAGGGTTGGGATAGAACTCCTTCCTGGGTGCCCAACTGGAAATCGACCGCCCCCAATTGGATCTTCAAGGCTCCAGAAGTCAACTTTTACAACTGGGAGTACTCTACATTCGAGTCCTGGTGGGCTAAGCTCAAGGACCGGAAGGGCTCAGTCTTTCTCAACGTCAGTGCTCGCAACTCCAGGTGGAAGACCGCCGAAGAAATCGAAAGCGAGCAGGACAACTTTCCAAAGACCGACTTGATGCCAGGAAGGTTCACCTGGAACACCATTCGCGAAAGTTGCAAGGCACATGTTGAGAGGCCTTGGTACCTCGACGCCAAGATAGACTCTGCGACAGGCACGCTGGGAATCAACTTGATTCACCTTCTCTCTTTCCCTTCTGCCCCCAAGTTTGTTCAGGAGCTAGGTGGGCTGTGGctcttcaaggtcaagggccCAACCGTGTCCATGTACCTCACGGCCAACTTCCCGCTCCACCAGCACGTTAAGCCTGGAATCGACCACATCTATGTTCTGGACGAAGGAAACTCCTCTTGTTTGTTCCTCGTCCTTCGAGAGCTGGGAACTCCAGGGCATTTCAGGCTCCTGACTTGCTGTTACCATGTCAGCTTccagtcatcatcgtcttacCTACCGATATCTTCCCGGATGAATTCTCTTGTCCAGAAAGGACGCGTCCTCGAGTCTCAAAACGACACGGATTCAAAGATCTCCGCGCTGCTTGGCAAGAGTGTGTTCCTTAATGATCTCCAGACAAGTCTTTACGAGACACTTCAAACAATGGACATCTCTCAATCCCTTTACCgtcattcttcttctctctgcAAGCTCTTCCTCCGAAGTCCGGCAGAGTGGAAGCCAGGGTCTATCAATGAGGCCAAGATCTTGCAAGCATTCCAGGGAGTCTTCAATGACACTCGGGGCTCTAAGCCAGGCTTTCTGGATTGTTATCTTGGCTGCATTGACCCGCGGTTCACGCCAAGAGTCCGGGGTGACTACGTTGAGATCACAGTTCAACCCAAGGATCGGAAGCTGTTCAACAAGGACTGCACGGAGCTGTATGTGGAATGGGGATACAATGGAAAGGATTGGTCCAAGGGCAGCAAGTGGATCGATGCAAAGGATGCCAAACCCACCGTCCTTAGAGCTTCCCACTTGGCTTTGCGAGATGCTGCTCGTCATTCAAGCATCTTCAAGAGTCTTTCCAAGGTCACTCTTGCCGCCCGCAAAACCCGACAGGATGAGGTGGCGATGGCGAAACGTGGCCCGCATAAGCAGGTGTGGGAGGACCACTTTGTCGCCTTGCCCAAGTGGCCTCTTGATATTGTGTCTGACTTCAAGATTGACGGAAGTACTGTCCGCGTTAACATTGCATAG